Proteins from a genomic interval of Marmoricola sp. OAE513:
- a CDS encoding TetR/AcrR family transcriptional regulator, producing MTATPETRPRRRSEPRNRLLATATQVFYAKGIHAVGIEEIVAAAEITRSTLYRHFPSKDDLVVGYLQAASEYERQAVAEALAPDLTPADAVRAVARSVVAQLSNPAYRGCAFLNAAAEFPDAEHPVHGAVLEHRAWFAALVLDLFEAVGRATPDGGTSPDRLAALFVMLRDGAMTSGCLGDPRTVGATFQAGVEELLATAG from the coding sequence ATGACGGCCACCCCCGAGACGCGCCCCCGCCGCCGGTCCGAACCGCGCAACCGACTCCTGGCCACCGCGACGCAGGTCTTCTACGCCAAGGGCATCCACGCGGTGGGGATCGAGGAGATCGTCGCCGCGGCCGAGATCACCCGCTCGACGCTGTACCGGCACTTCCCGAGCAAGGACGACCTCGTCGTCGGCTACCTGCAGGCTGCCAGCGAGTACGAGCGCCAGGCCGTGGCCGAAGCACTCGCCCCCGACCTCACCCCCGCCGACGCCGTCCGGGCCGTCGCCCGGTCGGTGGTCGCCCAGCTGTCCAACCCGGCGTACCGGGGATGCGCGTTCCTCAACGCCGCCGCCGAGTTCCCCGATGCCGAGCACCCGGTGCACGGCGCGGTGCTCGAGCACCGCGCCTGGTTCGCTGCGCTGGTACTGGACCTCTTCGAGGCCGTCGGACGGGCGACACCGGACGGCGGCACGTCTCCGGACCGCCTCGCCGCACTCTTCGTGATGCTGCGCGACGGCGCGATGACCAGCGGGTGCCTGGGGGACCCGCGCACGGTGGGAGCCACGTTCCAGGCAGGCGTCGAGGAGCTCCTCGCGACCGCGGGTTAG
- the mshB gene encoding N-acetyl-1-D-myo-inositol-2-amino-2-deoxy-alpha-D-glucopyranoside deacetylase: protein MTKKHLLLVHAHPDDESIGQGATMAKYVAEGIGVTLVTCTGGEMGEILVPEMAHMAADQDDTLGEQRKIELANAMAALGVTDFRYLGGFGKYRDSGMQWAPEGHPHAGAAIPADTIHENSFWAADLTEAANDLVAVIREVRPQVLVTYDEFGGYGHPDHIQAHRVATYAASLAAVPSYRPDLGEAHDIAKIYWGAMSASRMREGLRKLREAGDTESFEGMDPDNLPPFVTEDENLGAVVDGNDYFDKKMDALRAHATQITADSPFFAFGGESESAFWGQEFYRIAKGEKAGPFDENGLETDLFNGI, encoded by the coding sequence ATGACCAAGAAGCACCTGCTGCTCGTGCACGCTCACCCCGACGACGAGAGCATCGGCCAGGGCGCCACGATGGCCAAGTACGTCGCCGAGGGCATCGGCGTCACCCTGGTGACCTGCACCGGCGGCGAGATGGGCGAGATCCTGGTGCCCGAGATGGCGCACATGGCGGCCGACCAGGACGACACCCTGGGGGAGCAGCGCAAGATCGAGCTGGCCAACGCGATGGCGGCTCTCGGCGTCACCGACTTCCGCTACCTCGGTGGTTTCGGGAAGTACCGCGACTCCGGCATGCAGTGGGCACCCGAGGGTCACCCGCACGCGGGGGCGGCGATCCCCGCCGACACGATCCACGAGAACTCCTTTTGGGCCGCCGACCTGACCGAAGCGGCGAACGACCTGGTCGCCGTGATCCGCGAGGTCCGGCCGCAGGTGCTGGTCACCTATGACGAGTTCGGTGGCTACGGCCACCCCGACCACATCCAGGCGCACCGGGTCGCGACCTACGCCGCCTCGCTGGCGGCGGTGCCGTCGTACCGGCCGGACCTGGGTGAGGCGCACGACATCGCGAAGATCTACTGGGGCGCGATGTCGGCCAGCCGGATGCGCGAAGGTCTGCGCAAGCTCCGCGAGGCCGGCGACACCGAGTCGTTCGAGGGCATGGACCCCGACAACCTGCCGCCGTTCGTGACCGAGGACGAGAACCTCGGCGCGGTCGTCGACGGCAACGACTACTTCGACAAGAAGATGGACGCGCTGCGCGCGCACGCCACCCAGATCACGGCGGACAGCCCGTTCTTCGCCTTCGGCGGCGAGTCCGAGAGCGCCTTCTGGGGCCAGGAGTTCTACCGGATCGCGAAGGGCGAGAAGGCCGGCCCGTTCGACGAGAACGGTCTCGAGACGGACCTGTTCAACGGGATCTGA
- the dapC gene encoding succinyldiaminopimelate transaminase encodes MSPDPVAGKSGGVSGRLPDFPWDHLTPYGDRARAHPDGIVDLSVGTPVDPTPELVQRALVEAADSPGYPLTIGLPETRQACVDWLARRFGVTGLGVDGVLPVIGSKELIASLPAHLGLGPGDLIVQPELAYPTYEVSAALVGADILATDSLTAIGPRTPKILWINSPSNPTGKVLPPAHLRKVVAWCRERGVLLISDECYLELTWTGERAVSVLHPDICGGSTKGILAVHSLSKRSNLAGYRCAFVAGDPTVIAELLAVRKNLGLQMPGPQQRAMVAALNDDAHVDEQHARYAARRTRLKAALEAAGFRIDHSEGSLYLWSTRSEDCWETVSWFADRGILVAPGAFYGAAGKQHVRVALTATDERIDAAIARLA; translated from the coding sequence CTGAGCCCTGACCCCGTCGCAGGGAAGTCGGGAGGCGTCTCGGGGCGGCTTCCGGACTTCCCCTGGGACCATCTGACGCCGTACGGCGACCGGGCCCGCGCCCACCCCGACGGCATCGTCGACCTGTCGGTGGGCACTCCCGTCGACCCGACCCCCGAGCTCGTCCAGCGTGCGCTGGTCGAGGCCGCGGACTCGCCGGGCTACCCGCTGACCATCGGCCTGCCCGAGACCCGGCAGGCGTGCGTGGACTGGCTGGCGCGCCGCTTCGGTGTCACCGGCCTGGGTGTCGACGGTGTCCTGCCGGTGATCGGCTCCAAGGAGCTGATCGCCTCGCTGCCCGCACACCTGGGCCTCGGTCCCGGTGACCTGATCGTCCAGCCGGAGCTGGCCTACCCGACGTACGAGGTCAGCGCGGCGCTGGTCGGTGCCGACATCCTCGCGACCGACTCGCTCACCGCGATCGGGCCGCGTACGCCGAAGATCCTCTGGATCAACTCTCCGTCCAACCCGACCGGCAAGGTGCTCCCGCCCGCGCACCTGCGCAAGGTCGTGGCGTGGTGCCGTGAGCGCGGGGTGCTGCTGATCTCCGACGAGTGCTACCTCGAGCTCACCTGGACGGGTGAACGTGCCGTGTCGGTCCTGCACCCCGACATCTGTGGTGGCAGCACCAAGGGCATCCTCGCGGTGCACTCGCTGTCGAAGCGCTCGAACCTGGCCGGCTACCGGTGCGCCTTCGTCGCCGGCGACCCGACGGTGATCGCCGAGCTGCTCGCGGTCCGCAAGAACCTCGGCCTGCAGATGCCCGGACCGCAGCAGCGTGCGATGGTCGCCGCGTTGAACGACGACGCCCACGTCGACGAGCAGCACGCCCGGTACGCGGCACGGCGTACCCGGTTGAAGGCGGCGCTGGAGGCGGCCGGTTTCCGGATCGACCACTCCGAGGGCTCGCTCTACCTGTGGAGCACCCGGTCCGAGGACTGCTGGGAGACCGTGTCCTGGTTCGCCGACCGCGGCATCCTCGTTGCACCGGGCGCGTTCTACGGCGCTGCCGGGAAGCAGCACGTCCGCGTCGCGCTCACCGCGACCGACGAGCGCATCGACGCCGCGATCGCGCGCCTGGCCTAA
- a CDS encoding DivIVA domain-containing protein codes for MMWLFAVLIVLVIGGVAVVAAGYGDSLSVEFDDRPDVVVPAEGPLTAEDLGSIRFTTVVRGYRASEVDALLDRLAAQLAEARADTSPRDPDDDGD; via the coding sequence ATGATGTGGCTCTTCGCCGTCCTGATCGTCCTGGTGATCGGGGGTGTCGCCGTGGTCGCCGCGGGGTACGGCGATTCGCTCTCGGTCGAGTTCGACGACCGACCGGACGTCGTCGTACCGGCCGAGGGGCCGCTCACCGCCGAGGACCTCGGCAGCATTCGTTTCACCACCGTGGTCCGCGGGTATCGCGCCAGCGAGGTGGACGCTCTGCTGGACCGGCTGGCGGCCCAGCTGGCCGAGGCCCGGGCAGACACCAGCCCGCGCGACCCCGACGACGACGGAGACTAG
- a CDS encoding NUDIX domain-containing protein, with translation MSSAVEPDETQLVVGAAILRDGRILAARRAAGDGAGNGAGGWEFPGGKVEPGEDPAAAVVREVREELGCAVEVVGWLDAEVEIRADLTLRVALTDLSAGEPVPSPGDHDAVRWLAPADLGSLDWLEADRPFVAEIMERLVVDDD, from the coding sequence ATGAGCTCGGCCGTCGAGCCTGACGAGACGCAGCTCGTCGTCGGCGCCGCGATCCTGCGTGACGGCAGGATCCTGGCGGCGCGACGTGCTGCCGGTGACGGGGCCGGTAACGGGGCCGGTGGGTGGGAGTTCCCCGGCGGCAAGGTCGAGCCGGGGGAGGACCCGGCGGCAGCGGTCGTGCGCGAGGTCCGCGAGGAGCTCGGGTGCGCGGTCGAGGTCGTGGGGTGGCTGGACGCCGAGGTGGAGATCCGGGCCGACCTGACCCTGCGCGTCGCGCTGACCGACCTCTCCGCGGGCGAGCCGGTCCCCAGCCCCGGTGACCACGACGCCGTGCGCTGGCTCGCCCCCGCGGACCTGGGTTCGCTGGACTGGCTCGAGGCCGACCGGCCGTTCGTGGCCGAGATCATGGAGCGTCTTGTCGTCGACGACGACTAG
- the dapD gene encoding 2,3,4,5-tetrahydropyridine-2,6-dicarboxylate N-succinyltransferase codes for MSDVATSAHTPGHTPGHAWGFGLATIASDGTTLDTWYPAPALGEAPADAAAPAYLTALVGKDEVRRVHTEVVLRSIVLADAPVDASDVYLRLHLLSHRLVAPHGQSLDGQFGLLANVVWTSRGPCSPVGFEEVRAGLKATGPVEVFGVDKFPRMTDYVLPTGVRIADADRVRLGAHLAEGTTVMHEGFVNFNAGTTGTSMVEGRISAGVVVGDGSDVGGGASIMGTLSGGGSQVISIGQRCLLGANSGIGISLGDDCVVEAGLYVTAGTKITVREGEGSAEATRTIKALELSGSSNILFRRNSVTGTIEAVPWRAEGITLNADLHAN; via the coding sequence ATGTCTGACGTCGCCACTTCTGCGCACACCCCTGGGCACACCCCTGGGCACGCCTGGGGTTTCGGCCTCGCCACCATCGCCTCCGACGGGACCACGCTCGACACCTGGTACCCGGCTCCCGCGCTCGGCGAGGCACCGGCCGACGCCGCTGCTCCGGCGTACCTGACGGCCCTGGTCGGCAAGGACGAGGTGCGCCGGGTGCACACCGAGGTGGTGCTGCGCTCGATCGTGCTGGCCGACGCCCCGGTCGACGCCAGTGACGTCTACCTGCGCCTCCACCTGCTCAGCCACCGTCTGGTCGCGCCGCACGGCCAGAGCCTGGACGGGCAGTTCGGCCTGCTCGCCAACGTCGTGTGGACCAGCAGGGGCCCGTGCTCGCCGGTCGGCTTCGAGGAGGTCCGGGCCGGCCTGAAGGCGACCGGCCCGGTCGAGGTCTTCGGTGTCGACAAGTTCCCGCGGATGACCGACTACGTGCTGCCCACCGGGGTCCGGATCGCCGACGCCGACCGGGTCCGTCTCGGCGCGCACCTGGCCGAGGGCACCACCGTGATGCACGAGGGCTTCGTGAACTTCAACGCCGGCACGACCGGAACGTCGATGGTCGAGGGCCGGATCTCGGCCGGCGTCGTGGTCGGCGACGGCTCGGATGTCGGCGGCGGTGCCTCGATCATGGGCACCCTGTCCGGCGGCGGCAGCCAGGTCATCTCGATCGGCCAGCGCTGCCTGCTCGGCGCCAACTCCGGGATCGGCATCTCCTTGGGCGACGACTGCGTCGTCGAGGCCGGCCTGTACGTGACCGCAGGCACCAAGATCACCGTGCGCGAGGGCGAGGGCTCCGCGGAGGCGACCCGGACCATCAAGGCGCTGGAGCTCTCCGGGAGCAGCAACATCCTGTTCCGCCGCAACTCGGTCACCGGCACCATCGAGGCCGTGCCGTGGCGTGCCGAGGGCATCACCCTCAACGCCGACCTGCATGCGAACTGA
- a CDS encoding M14 family zinc carboxypeptidase: protein MRFISGAGLASLALLLGVLATPAEAEEPTAQVAPTAQRAQVRAVHEIKVFGRSVKGREMRAYRIGDPTSTRKAVLIGTIHGNEAGPAKILLNLMDGPPVTGADIWVIPYLNRDGYAKNRRTNARGVDLNRNFPVSWVKQGGRYYSGKKAASEPETKALMKFLTAVRPAYVVSLHQPLNGVDSSYGKARWLAQRLVAGLKLPKKVFHCRSRCHGTMTQWFNKKLPGAALTVEYGGKVSKRQATVTGPKGLLSAVFASR, encoded by the coding sequence ATGCGATTCATCTCGGGAGCAGGCCTCGCCTCGCTGGCGTTGCTGCTCGGTGTGCTCGCGACGCCGGCCGAAGCCGAGGAACCCACGGCCCAGGTCGCGCCCACCGCTCAGCGCGCACAGGTCCGGGCCGTGCACGAGATCAAGGTCTTCGGCAGGTCGGTCAAGGGGCGCGAGATGCGCGCCTACCGGATCGGCGACCCGACCTCGACACGCAAGGCGGTGCTGATCGGCACCATCCACGGCAACGAGGCCGGTCCCGCCAAGATCCTGCTCAACCTGATGGACGGCCCACCGGTCACCGGCGCCGACATCTGGGTGATCCCCTACCTGAACCGCGACGGCTACGCGAAGAACAGGCGCACCAACGCCCGCGGGGTCGACCTGAACCGCAACTTCCCGGTGAGCTGGGTCAAGCAGGGCGGCAGGTACTACTCCGGCAAGAAGGCCGCCTCGGAGCCGGAGACGAAGGCGCTGATGAAGTTCCTGACCGCGGTGCGGCCGGCGTACGTCGTCAGCCTGCACCAGCCGCTCAACGGCGTGGACTCCTCCTACGGCAAGGCTCGCTGGCTCGCGCAGCGGCTGGTCGCCGGGCTCAAGCTCCCGAAGAAGGTGTTCCACTGCCGCAGCAGGTGCCACGGCACCATGACGCAGTGGTTCAACAAGAAGCTGCCCGGTGCCGCCCTCACCGTCGAGTACGGCGGCAAGGTCAGCAAGCGCCAGGCGACCGTCACCGGACCGAAGGGCCTCCTGTCCGCTGTCTTCGCGTCCCGCTGA
- a CDS encoding GNAT family N-acetyltransferase, which produces MEPERTGHTLGPHVVGQRVVVRRIVRGETGPTGGPAFTDLLGTCLSWGPSHAVIAGEDGTTTQIALADIVSGKPVPPRVSRFSRLSADEVEARCTAFFTPRAVEQVGDWVLRYSGGANGRPNSVLPIGDPGVPASEALERVLAFYAAHDRRPVAQVVVGSPAQQVFEEAGWDRLRPDEADTEVLLAGVARLARQLRDVSTDSVEHADALTKEWLVGNTSAQDNYEAVEASLRLQDAVFASITEDGVQVARGRTNRIGDWVFFADLTVQPHARRRGLARIIMADAVDWAAERGASVMALQVVGDNEPAQRLYAELGFERHHAYRYLVPPS; this is translated from the coding sequence ATGGAGCCCGAGCGCACCGGTCACACCCTGGGTCCGCACGTGGTCGGCCAGCGCGTCGTCGTACGCCGCATCGTCCGCGGAGAGACCGGCCCGACGGGAGGTCCGGCCTTCACCGACCTGCTCGGGACGTGCCTCTCCTGGGGCCCGTCGCACGCCGTGATCGCTGGCGAGGACGGCACCACGACCCAGATCGCACTGGCCGACATCGTGTCCGGAAAGCCTGTCCCCCCGCGCGTGTCGCGGTTCAGTCGGCTGAGCGCCGACGAGGTCGAGGCGCGCTGCACCGCGTTCTTCACCCCGCGCGCCGTCGAGCAGGTGGGCGACTGGGTGCTGCGCTACTCCGGCGGTGCGAACGGGCGTCCCAACTCGGTGCTGCCGATCGGTGACCCCGGCGTCCCCGCGAGCGAGGCGCTGGAGCGGGTGCTCGCCTTCTACGCCGCCCACGACCGGCGACCGGTCGCCCAGGTCGTCGTCGGCTCCCCCGCGCAGCAGGTTTTCGAGGAGGCCGGCTGGGACAGGCTGCGGCCCGACGAGGCCGACACCGAGGTCCTGCTCGCCGGCGTCGCCCGGCTGGCCCGTCAGCTCCGCGACGTGTCGACCGACTCGGTCGAGCACGCCGACGCCCTGACGAAGGAATGGCTGGTCGGCAACACCAGCGCCCAGGACAACTACGAGGCGGTCGAGGCCTCGCTCCGGTTGCAGGACGCGGTGTTCGCGAGCATCACCGAGGACGGGGTCCAGGTCGCGCGCGGACGTACGAACCGGATCGGCGACTGGGTGTTCTTCGCCGACCTCACCGTGCAGCCGCACGCCCGTCGCCGAGGCCTGGCGCGGATCATCATGGCCGACGCCGTCGACTGGGCAGCCGAGCGCGGGGCCAGCGTGATGGCACTCCAGGTCGTCGGCGACAACGAGCCCGCGCAACGCCTGTACGCCGAGCTCGGCTTCGAGCGGCACCACGCGTACCGCTACCTCGTCCCGCCGAGCTGA
- a CDS encoding thioesterase family protein, which yields MTYEFDRDTGIQAFGDGRYGAVLAPGWVVGGGVNGGYLLAIIGKAIAAELAERFPTKGHVDPFSVSSHFLSASTPGPAYVVTEVVRSGGRFSTVSATLVQDVEGEPVPRIAATGTYGDLDRAHDPASDAAAAALGLALPAPLLPPLEQCVESRDAPPEVKAIAPLLDRFGTRFDPATAMWALGQPSKQGVIQGWFKLADDRPLDPIALLMVLDALPPTTFDLGMPGWAPTLELTAHVRAKPAPGWAIVRHATRTMAGGLFEEDCEVWDSTGTLVAQSRQLALQPR from the coding sequence GTGACCTACGAGTTCGACCGCGACACCGGGATCCAGGCCTTCGGCGACGGCCGGTACGGCGCCGTGCTGGCACCGGGCTGGGTCGTGGGGGGAGGGGTCAACGGCGGCTACCTGCTCGCGATCATCGGCAAGGCCATCGCAGCCGAGCTCGCCGAGCGGTTCCCGACCAAGGGCCACGTCGATCCGTTCTCGGTCAGCTCGCACTTCCTCAGCGCCTCGACCCCCGGTCCGGCGTACGTCGTGACCGAGGTGGTGCGGTCCGGCGGTCGGTTCTCGACCGTGTCGGCGACGCTGGTGCAGGACGTCGAGGGCGAGCCGGTGCCCCGGATCGCCGCGACCGGAACCTACGGAGACCTCGACCGGGCCCACGACCCCGCCTCGGACGCAGCCGCCGCAGCCCTCGGCCTCGCCCTGCCGGCGCCGCTGCTGCCGCCGCTGGAGCAGTGCGTGGAGTCGCGGGACGCTCCGCCGGAGGTGAAGGCGATCGCGCCGCTGCTCGACCGTTTCGGCACCCGCTTCGACCCGGCCACCGCCATGTGGGCGCTGGGTCAGCCCAGCAAGCAGGGCGTCATCCAGGGCTGGTTCAAGCTCGCCGACGACCGACCGCTGGACCCGATCGCCCTGCTCATGGTGCTCGACGCCCTGCCGCCGACGACCTTCGACCTCGGCATGCCGGGGTGGGCGCCGACGCTCGAGCTGACTGCCCACGTGCGCGCCAAGCCGGCGCCGGGCTGGGCGATCGTGCGGCACGCCACCCGGACCATGGCCGGAGGCCTGTTCGAGGAGGACTGCGAGGTCTGGGACTCCACGGGCACGCTGGTGGCGCAGTCCCGCCAGCTGGCACTGCAGCCGCGATGA
- a CDS encoding TIGR00730 family Rossman fold protein produces MTTRKTKRKGPTFLRDDQVDLSTTDQRLLDTRGDSDWVHTDPWRVLRIQAEFVEGFGALAELGPAIAVFGSARTRRDDPYYAKGTEIGSRLVEAGYAVITGGGPGAMEAANKGAAEAGGVSVGLGIELPFEDGVNEYVNVGVNFRYFFARKTMFVKYSQGFIVLPGGLGTFDELFEALTLAQTQKVTSFPVVLVGVEYWSGLLSWLRDTVLADGKISEADLDALKVTDDVAEAVALMGAAR; encoded by the coding sequence ATGACCACGCGAAAGACCAAGCGGAAAGGGCCCACCTTCCTGCGCGACGACCAGGTCGACCTGTCCACGACCGACCAGCGGCTCCTCGACACCCGTGGCGACTCCGACTGGGTGCACACCGACCCGTGGCGGGTGCTGCGGATCCAGGCCGAGTTCGTCGAGGGGTTCGGCGCGCTGGCCGAGCTCGGCCCGGCGATCGCGGTCTTCGGCTCGGCCCGCACCCGGCGCGATGACCCGTACTACGCCAAGGGCACCGAGATCGGCTCCCGCCTGGTCGAGGCCGGCTACGCGGTGATCACGGGTGGCGGCCCCGGTGCGATGGAAGCGGCCAACAAGGGAGCTGCCGAGGCCGGAGGGGTCAGCGTCGGTCTCGGCATCGAGCTGCCCTTCGAGGACGGCGTGAACGAGTACGTGAACGTAGGGGTCAACTTCCGGTACTTCTTCGCCCGCAAGACGATGTTCGTGAAGTACTCGCAAGGCTTCATCGTCCTGCCCGGAGGCCTCGGCACCTTCGACGAGCTCTTCGAGGCGCTCACCCTGGCCCAGACGCAGAAGGTGACGTCCTTCCCGGTCGTGCTCGTGGGGGTGGAGTACTGGAGCGGACTGCTGTCCTGGCTCCGCGACACCGTCCTGGCCGATGGCAAGATCTCCGAAGCCGACCTCGACGCGCTCAAGGTGACCGATGACGTCGCCGAGGCCGTCGCCCTGATGGGAGCAGCCCGATGA
- a CDS encoding VOC family protein — MGTESTAVARFKELCLDTHPTGAVGITDLSRFWAAATGCEQKFFVGQPEGGDRPSDPTDPGDVVGVEEGMNIAICPVPEPRTVKHRVHLDVHTDSVDSLVALGATVLRPQDAPSVPGGIRWTIMADPEGGDFCAFVRSPEKLKPYRTYEMVVDSVDSVAIATWWAGIFGVEVRSQEGADWVWLEDVPGMSFEAWVFGDVPEPKTVKNRWHWDLYGEVPDFLERGATLLWDMPRWTVLADPEGNEFCVFPPPGKDLTR, encoded by the coding sequence ATGGGCACCGAGAGCACGGCCGTCGCAAGGTTCAAGGAGCTCTGCCTCGACACGCACCCGACGGGTGCCGTCGGGATCACCGACCTGAGCCGGTTCTGGGCGGCGGCGACCGGGTGCGAGCAGAAGTTCTTCGTCGGTCAGCCCGAGGGTGGCGACCGGCCGAGCGACCCGACCGACCCCGGGGACGTCGTCGGCGTCGAGGAGGGAATGAACATCGCCATCTGCCCGGTCCCCGAACCGCGGACGGTGAAGCACCGGGTGCACCTGGACGTGCACACCGACTCCGTCGACTCGCTGGTCGCGCTGGGCGCGACGGTGCTGCGGCCGCAGGACGCTCCGTCGGTTCCGGGTGGGATCCGCTGGACGATCATGGCCGACCCCGAGGGCGGTGACTTCTGCGCGTTCGTCCGGAGCCCCGAGAAGCTGAAGCCGTACCGGACCTACGAGATGGTCGTCGACTCGGTGGACTCGGTCGCGATCGCCACCTGGTGGGCGGGGATCTTCGGTGTCGAGGTGCGCAGCCAGGAGGGCGCGGACTGGGTCTGGCTGGAGGACGTCCCCGGGATGTCCTTCGAGGCCTGGGTCTTCGGCGACGTCCCCGAACCGAAGACCGTCAAGAACCGCTGGCACTGGGACCTGTACGGCGAGGTCCCCGACTTCCTCGAGCGCGGCGCGACCTTGCTGTGGGACATGCCGCGCTGGACCGTGCTGGCCGACCCGGAGGGCAACGAGTTCTGCGTGTTCCCGCCGCCGGGGAAGGACCTGACAAGATGA
- the dapE gene encoding succinyl-diaminopimelate desuccinylase, giving the protein MALDLTADVVTLTEQLVNFESVSRHEQGIADAVEAGLADLAHLTVTRIGNSLVARTELGRGQRVVIAGHLDTVPLNDNLPARNDGTLLHGLGSCDMKGGVAVGLKLAAELTEPSRDVTYVFYEGEEIASEFNGLRIIAEQQPDLIACDFAILMEPSNAGVEAGCQGTLRVEVTSRGERAHSARSWRGVNAIHGVADLLNRLAAYEARTPVIDGLEYHEGLNAVLITGGVATNVIPDECVVTVNYRFAPDRTEAEALAFVTDFFAGYEIAVTDSAPGARPGLDRPAAKAFVEAVGGEVNPKFGWTDVARFTALGIPAVNYGPGDPTLAHKQEEYVPLEEIRHCERALRAWLGA; this is encoded by the coding sequence ATGGCTCTCGACCTGACCGCTGACGTCGTCACGCTCACCGAACAGCTGGTCAATTTCGAGTCGGTCAGCCGCCACGAGCAGGGCATCGCCGATGCGGTCGAAGCGGGGCTCGCCGACCTCGCGCACCTCACCGTCACCCGGATCGGGAACTCCCTGGTCGCGCGCACCGAGCTCGGTCGCGGGCAACGGGTCGTCATCGCTGGCCACCTCGACACGGTCCCGCTCAACGACAACCTGCCGGCCCGCAACGACGGCACGCTGCTGCACGGTCTCGGCAGCTGCGACATGAAGGGCGGCGTCGCGGTCGGTCTCAAGCTCGCCGCCGAGCTCACCGAGCCGAGCCGCGACGTCACCTACGTCTTCTACGAGGGCGAGGAGATCGCCTCGGAGTTCAACGGCCTGCGGATCATCGCTGAGCAGCAGCCCGACCTGATCGCGTGCGACTTCGCGATCCTGATGGAGCCCTCCAACGCGGGGGTCGAGGCCGGGTGCCAGGGCACCCTGCGGGTCGAGGTCACCAGCCGCGGCGAGCGGGCGCACTCGGCGCGGTCCTGGCGCGGGGTGAACGCGATCCACGGGGTCGCCGACCTGCTCAACCGGCTCGCGGCGTACGAGGCACGCACGCCGGTGATCGACGGCCTGGAGTACCACGAGGGTCTCAACGCGGTGCTGATCACCGGGGGAGTGGCGACCAACGTCATCCCCGACGAGTGCGTGGTGACCGTCAACTACCGCTTCGCCCCGGACCGCACCGAGGCGGAGGCGCTGGCCTTCGTCACCGACTTCTTCGCCGGCTACGAGATCGCCGTCACCGATTCGGCTCCCGGCGCCCGGCCGGGCCTGGACCGCCCCGCCGCGAAGGCCTTCGTGGAGGCCGTGGGGGGAGAGGTGAACCCGAAGTTCGGGTGGACCGACGTCGCCCGCTTCACCGCCCTGGGCATCCCCGCCGTCAACTACGGTCCGGGTGACCCGACGCTGGCCCACAAGCAGGAGGAGTACGTGCCGCTCGAGGAGATCCGCCACTGCGAACGAGCGCTGCGCGCCTGGTTGGGGGCCTGA
- the fdxA gene encoding ferredoxin, with protein sequence MTYVISQPCVDVKDRACVDECPVDCIYEGKRMLYIHPDECVDCGACEPVCPVEAIYYEDDVPAESKEYYDANVHFFDDLGSPGGAAKTDFTDKDHPMVAALPPQNQDH encoded by the coding sequence GTGACCTACGTCATCTCACAGCCGTGTGTCGATGTGAAGGACCGTGCTTGCGTCGACGAGTGCCCGGTCGACTGCATCTACGAAGGCAAGCGGATGCTGTACATCCACCCGGACGAGTGCGTCGACTGCGGCGCGTGCGAGCCGGTGTGCCCCGTCGAGGCGATCTACTACGAGGACGACGTGCCGGCGGAGTCCAAGGAGTACTACGACGCCAACGTGCACTTCTTCGACGACCTGGGCTCGCCCGGCGGCGCGGCGAAGACGGACTTCACCGACAAGGACCACCCGATGGTGGCTGCGCTCCCGCCGCAGAACCAGGACCACTGA